The Gossypium hirsutum isolate 1008001.06 chromosome D07, Gossypium_hirsutum_v2.1, whole genome shotgun sequence genome includes the window TGAATAACAAAAAAAGTATTTAACATAATTCATATTGTGCTCATTTAAACTAATATCACCTTCTTGAATATGATAAAAAATCAAGTTGACTTAAATCCAACTATCTAAGtgtcatattttatattaatatcatattatttaattaaattcttccaaaaaaattaacaatttttaaaactattacaaaataatcattttgaaattttcccttattttaaaatatatggagGCCTAATATTTAAGTAGAGAAAACAATGCAATGATAAATCTTTCAAGaaatgaaaaacttagaaaagttTTTTTTGAACTTGGACATGTCATCAATAACTTTCAAACTCGGGTAGTCCAAGTACATTGATTAAACAACTAAAGTCCTAGAAAATTTAGTCGAGGAATTGAAAATCGAGCTAAACTAAACCAAGGGAGATAACTTGTCGATTCCATGTTCTATGGGGAAGTCCAATTTCATCTCTCTCTAATACTCCTCAATCTATTTcatgtttatttcttttaaaatcattttatatatatactctttttttttgtatttttaatacatatattttggttttttatttataATCCATTTATACTTTTTagactttaaaataatttttattatccaaaaatgaaaattttaatatctttCCTGTTTTGaaactttttagaattaaaattaaatcaacaaattttataaatgttgaggattaatttttttgaattttttagatttagatTCAAATTGATAGAATACGTAAACATTGgatggctaaatttgttattaggctAATAAAAAAGCCCACATTAGCTTTTTGTCACTTATCAAATGACAACTAATGGGGGagcaactaaaatttttaatttcaaaaagttgagtaactaaatcaaaaaataataataattgagtgaccaaaaaatGATTAAAAGAATAATTGGGTGACTATTCTTGTAGTTACCCTTACAAGTTACAAGAATGAGAATGTATTTCGGATTTTCGATTAAAATTAGAGTTGTTCATGGGTAGGGCTGGAccctaacaaaattttaggcccgatTGATAGGCCTTGACCTAACCCAAAAAATGAGcctaaatttttttctcaagCTCAGTCTAgataaaaaatgctaaaacccgagCTCGGCCTGGTCGTattagttttgttattttttatataaaattttaaaaatatattaaaaatattaaaataaatgtttctcaacaaaattgaaaataaatttaaaaaattctttatCCTTAAGTAACATTAATATAAGTGCAACTTAACAatcaaatacctctaaaataataacaaatttaacaacaaaaatagtagcaacataatggtgaaatggtagcaaaacagTAATAAAAAGTGGGAAAACAACATGATTTTTTATTGCAAATTAGGATTGAGCTGGGTCAAGCTCGGGTCAAAACTTTACCCGAGACTTGGCCCATTTCTAAATGgatcttatttttttcttaagcctattttttaaatttatatttttactcaaatccaCCTAAATTTTAAGCGAGTTTTTGAGCCGGACTGGGTCACcggtagaggtgctcatgggccgggcggcccggcccggcccgacggcccgcctgaaatatgggagggtttgggtaaaaatataggcacgaaatatgggcttgggcaaaaaaatgaggcccgattaaaaaatgggccgggcctcgggaaccacttttttggcccgagcccggcccggcccgaatataataaatatttttatttttttaattttaaaatacttttaaaatactttttttaaaaattttttaattttaaaataatttttttttaatttttaaaataaatttttgatatttatttaaaaaacgagCCGGGCCGGGTTGGGTCGGGCTCGGGCTTATgaatttttcccgggccgggcttgggcaaaattctaggcccatatttcggacCAGGCCTGGGACTAGGACCCGGGCTGAAATTTTTTCTGAGCCCGGCctgaacccggcccggcccatgagcagctCTAGTCACCGGCCATGAACAActttaattcaaataaataaacgGAAGGAACGGAAAGATGGGGACTGATCAAACTCTAGAATTTCTGAGCGTGGCCCGGGCATTCGGCCCATGGACCGTGGCCCaacaaattgattaaaaattttacGAGTTAGTCCATGACTTGAACCAGAAACTGTTTTACTCCATTAGTATATACCAATAACAATAGCAATGGAGTTCGGTTCTGTATCTGCCGCTCACGGTTCCGTTGAGAGTGGGACAATGGCAGGTGTCGGAAAATGCATCCTCGTCACCGGCCCTCCTGTAAGTATTGCGATTGCTATTTCTTTTACCGTtactgaaaaataaaaattaagaatgaGTTTCCATTTGGCAATCTTGAGAAATTTGAAATGGGATTACTAAATGAGCAGGGCGTGGGTAAAACCACTCTGATTATGAGAATATGCGAGAATCTGAAGCTCTCTAACCCCAACATCATGCTTCAGGGTTTCTTCTCTCAAGAGATTAGACAGGGCGGTGAGAGGGTTGGGTTTGAAGTGGTCACCTTGGATGGTCGCAGAGCTCGCCTCGCCAGCTCCACTATTTCCAACCCGGAATCTCGACAATGGCCTGCTGTTGGGAAATATAAAGTGGATATTGCATCGTTTGAATCATTGGTATTGCCTGAATTGAAGGTAACATAAGCTCTTCTTTCTGGATGCTTTGAGGGTTTTTATCATTTATGCCCCATACCCAAGaaattttatcatctttattACACCAAATTAGAACTGTAATGTGCTACTATTAGTTATAGGGTCTAATCTGTTGGGTTAGGAACTTGGCATTAACTGTTTAAGTTGAGCATGGCATTCTCATTTCATTTGTGTATAAAGGTTATTGTTGAAGGCTATATTCTGCTATCTGTTAGCAGATCAGAGAAGATACTGGTCTCTTCATTGTTGATGAAGTTGGTAAAATGGAGTTGTTCAGTTCGTACTTCTTTCCAGCCATTCTAAATATTCTTCAATCCAATATTCCTCTTCTCGCCACTGTCCCCATACCAAAATTTGGCAAAGATATACCTGCAGGTAAAATTTTCTCTAGGggttcatattttcttttgttaAGAGAATGTAGTGATCGTGCAGATCCTTCTTTTTAATCATGTTCCCATTTGGTTTAATTTGAAACCATGGAAGACCTGGactattattattctttaaaGTATCTCCTAGACTTTGCTTCTGAAATGCAAATCCTTTTGCCCTTTATAACTAAATTTGCAGGGCTGTGTGTGAATTTGTGCAGTTGTAAGGTTGAAGAATCATCCAGGTGCAACCATTTTGACTTTGGATAAAAGCAACAGGGATGCGATGAAAGATAGAATCTACCCTCAGTTGGCGGGTATGCTTCTTAAACCTTAGATACTGGACTAGGCTATAGGTTAAAACTTGTCGAATGATGAATCTGGTTCACCCTACGAGTGATGGATGGTATGTCATGTATTGCACTCCTGGTTTATCTTTGTTCTCACATTTTGTACATGCTTGCAGTGGCTTAAGATATATTTTTCCTATCTGCtgatttctttatattttgcGGTTTATCTTTGTTCTCACATTTTGTATATGCTTGCAGtggcttaatatatatttttcctatctgctgatttctttatattttgcGGTTCCCTATGGTCTCCTAGCTGTATCATAGAATATATTTTCAACCAGCCAACATATTTGATGACAATTTTGTTGTCTGAGAATGTGGCTGTAATGCTTTTCAACACATTTTTAGTTGCTGTGTTTGCCTTGGAAAATTGAAAGGAAACTGAGTAGATATACATTAATGCAAGTTTTAATTGTATGTATGAATTAAGACAAATAAAATGCACCAATAAGAAGGGGGAGTATGCTATATGGTAAATTTATTTGATGGTATGGCTTAACGCTATATGGTAAACTATGGGATTTTTTTttcatgcaatctaacaatctttgCATGAATACAAGGAAGAAGTAGAGAAGCATACAAAAATGGTGCCTGCAACTTTCTCAAGTAATCTTGAAGCTTGCTTTCTGCCATTTTAGCCTAAACTGGTATGCATTCTGTCTAGGAAAAATTAGAGTATGTTTTAAAACAATATTATCACAAGTCATCTGTCTAAAATTTCCAGACCAATTTATTTCTGATGCTAGGAAAATGAACTAAAAAGCACTTTTTGTGGTGTTTATCTATCATATAATCAAAGATCCATGGCATGACATATGActaaaacttttttaaatttcttttttgatctTTACTCATTGGTGCTGTTATTGAAGAAAGTAAATGCGAATTCATGAACTACTTTCAAAGAATAGTTGAAGCCTATGAAGCTGAGTCATGGCCGTACTCATTGTGGCAGACTAACTAAATCAAACACATTCAGGATGCCTGCAGAAAAAACCTGTATTTGTAGTTATACTTTATTCGATCAACAGCACCGGAGTTCTCATCTTGCTgctctttcttttattttgttcatttgattgaTTATGCAGGGTTCATAGTTATCCCAAATAAGTATGGATTAGGCCATGGAAACAATCAAACTTAGGTGTGTCTGCTAGATTCTGGTATTGGGTCTTGAAAACTGGCGTTCAAGCCCAAGTCCAAGCACACAGGCGTTGGTCCACAATTTCATAATATATACGTACAAGCTTCCCAACCCCAACAGCAATTTTTTTTTCGGAAATAGAAACTTGATTAATACGTAAAACTTTCACCATCAAAGAAACAAAAGTTATAACGGCCTAATACAAAAGAACG containing:
- the LOC107955084 gene encoding cancer-related nucleoside-triphosphatase isoform X1, giving the protein MEFGSVSAAHGSVESGTMAGVGKCILVTGPPGVGKTTLIMRICENLKLSNPNIMLQGFFSQEIRQGGERVGFEVVTLDGRRARLASSTISNPESRQWPAVGKYKVDIASFESLVLPELKIREDTGLFIVDEVGKMELFSSYFFPAILNILQSNIPLLATVPIPKFGKDIPAVVRLKNHPGATILTLDKSNRDAMKDRIYPQLAGMLLKP
- the LOC107955084 gene encoding cancer-related nucleoside-triphosphatase isoform X2 gives rise to the protein MEFGSVSAAHGSVESGTMAGVGKCILVTGPPGFFSQEIRQGGERVGFEVVTLDGRRARLASSTISNPESRQWPAVGKYKVDIASFESLVLPELKIREDTGLFIVDEVGKMELFSSYFFPAILNILQSNIPLLATVPIPKFGKDIPAVVRLKNHPGATILTLDKSNRDAMKDRIYPQLAGMLLKP